The following proteins are encoded in a genomic region of Sparus aurata chromosome 23, fSpaAur1.1, whole genome shotgun sequence:
- the atp6v0ca gene encoding ATPase H+ transporting V0 subunit ca has protein sequence MSSEESPEYSPFFAVMGASAAMVFSALGAAYGTAKSGTGIAAMSVMRPELIMKSIIPVVMAGIIAIYGLVVAVLIANNISERVTLYKSFLHLGAGLSVGLSGLAAGFAIGIVGDAGVRGTAQQPRLFVGMILILIFAEVLGLYGLIVALILSTK, from the exons ATGTCTTCTGAGGAGAGCCCCGAGTACTCGCCTTTCTTCGCTGTGATGGGAGCCTCTGCGGCCATGGTCTTCAGCG CATTAGGAGCAGCGTATGGGACAGCGAAGAGTGGCACAGGCATCGCTGCCATGTCTGTGATGAGGCCAGAGCTCATCATGAAGTCCATCATCCCCGTGGTCATGGCTGGTATCATAGCCATCTACGGGCTGGTGGTGGCTGTGCTGATAGCAAACAACATCTCTGAGAGAGTCACCCTTTACAA GAGCTTCCTGCATCTCGGAGCCGGTCTGAGCGTGGGCCTGAGTGGTCTGGCAGCCGGGTTCGCCATTGGCATCGTGGGCGACGCAGGTGTGAGGGGCACTGCCCAGCAGCCTCGGCTTTTCGTGGGCATGATCCTGATCCTGATCTTTGCCGAGGTCCTGGGGCTTTACGGGCTTATCGTGGCCCTCATCCTATCTACAAAATAA